From a region of the Coffea arabica cultivar ET-39 chromosome 3e, Coffea Arabica ET-39 HiFi, whole genome shotgun sequence genome:
- the LOC113737199 gene encoding large ribosomal subunit protein mL43-like translates to MALRGVWQLNKLIVSYSDWGGSSRGLRAFMESHLPAFKEINPQLEVVTELNRGQHPYLKGLYRNKNERVVSVKNMTPEDILLCATRLRNSLGRKVVKLKTRHVTKHPSVQGTWTTDLKI, encoded by the exons ATGGCCCTAAGAGGTGTGTGGCAGTTAAACAAGCTGATTGTGAGCTATAGTGACTGGGGTGGAAGTAGTAGAGGCCTCAG GGCATTCATGGAATCTCATTTGCCAGCATTTAAAGAGATTAATCCCCAGCTGGAGGTGGTAACTGAGCTTAATCGTGGTCAGCATCCATATTTGAAGGGACTATACC GTAACAAGAATGAGAGGGTTGTATCAGTTAAAAACATGACACCAGAAGATATACTTCTCTGTGCAACCAGGCTAAGAAATTCACTTGGAAGAAAGGTGGTCAAGTTGAAGACGAGACACGTTACCAAGCACCCCAGTGTTCAAGGTACATGGACGACAGACTTGAAGATATGA